A single region of the Parasphingorhabdus litoris DSM 22379 genome encodes:
- the sufB gene encoding Fe-S cluster assembly protein SufB, with amino-acid sequence MNAEAQAAVDNASTYEFGWSSDIEQDFAPKGLNEDTVRFISDKKGEPQWMLDWRLKAFRMWETMESPDWAKLDIPMIDYQDAYYYAEPKAKPKLNSLDEVDPEILRVYEKLGIPIEEQKVLAGVEGARKVAVDAVFDSVSVATTFREELEEAGVIFRSISEAIKEYPDLVRKYLGKVVPMKDNYFATLNCAVFSDGTFVYIPKGVRCPMELSTYFRINAENTGQFERTLIVADEGSYVSYLEGCTAPMRDENQLHAAVVELVAMDDAEIKYSTVQNWYPGDENGKGGIYNFVTKRGLCQGKNSKISWTQVETGSAVTWKYPSCVLNGENSVGEFYSVALTNNYQQADTGTKMIHNGKNSRSTIISKGISAGKSDNTYRGLVRVGANAENVRNFTQCDSLLLGDTCGAHTVPYIEVKNPTAQIEHEATTSKISDDQMFYAQQRGLDEEEAVSLIVNGFAKDVLKQLPMEFAVEAQKLLAISLEGSVG; translated from the coding sequence ATGAACGCCGAAGCGCAGGCCGCCGTTGATAATGCCAGCACCTATGAATTTGGCTGGTCGTCCGACATCGAACAGGATTTTGCGCCCAAGGGTCTGAACGAGGATACGGTGCGCTTCATTTCCGACAAGAAGGGCGAGCCGCAGTGGATGCTGGATTGGCGCCTGAAAGCCTTTCGGATGTGGGAAACGATGGAAAGTCCGGATTGGGCCAAGCTCGACATCCCGATGATCGATTATCAGGATGCTTATTATTATGCCGAGCCCAAGGCGAAGCCAAAGCTGAACAGCCTTGATGAGGTCGATCCCGAGATCCTGCGGGTTTATGAAAAACTTGGCATTCCGATTGAAGAGCAGAAGGTGCTCGCGGGGGTTGAAGGCGCGCGCAAAGTTGCGGTGGATGCCGTGTTTGACAGTGTGTCGGTTGCGACGACCTTCCGCGAGGAATTGGAAGAAGCTGGCGTAATCTTCCGCTCGATCAGCGAAGCGATCAAGGAATATCCTGATCTTGTCCGCAAATATCTCGGCAAGGTTGTGCCGATGAAGGATAATTATTTCGCGACGCTCAACTGCGCCGTGTTTAGTGACGGGACATTTGTTTATATTCCCAAAGGTGTCCGCTGCCCGATGGAGCTGAGCACCTATTTCCGGATCAATGCGGAAAATACCGGTCAGTTTGAACGGACGCTGATCGTGGCTGATGAAGGCAGTTATGTGTCTTATCTCGAAGGCTGCACCGCGCCGATGCGCGATGAGAATCAGCTTCATGCCGCCGTGGTCGAACTGGTCGCAATGGACGATGCGGAGATTAAATATAGCACCGTGCAAAACTGGTATCCCGGTGACGAGAACGGCAAGGGCGGTATATATAACTTCGTGACCAAGCGCGGTCTGTGTCAGGGCAAGAATAGCAAAATCAGCTGGACCCAGGTGGAGACCGGCAGCGCCGTGACCTGGAAATATCCAAGCTGTGTGCTCAACGGCGAAAATAGCGTGGGCGAATTTTACTCGGTCGCGCTGACCAATAATTATCAGCAAGCCGACACCGGCACCAAGATGATCCACAACGGCAAGAACAGCCGCTCGACGATCATCTCCAAGGGCATAAGCGCAGGGAAAAGCGACAATACGTATCGCGGCCTTGTCCGGGTTGGGGCGAATGCGGAAAATGTCCGCAACTTCACCCAATGTGACTCACTGCTGCTCGGCGATACCTGCGGCGCGCATACCGTGCCCTATATCGAGGTGAAAAACCCGACCGCGCAGATTGAACATGAAGCCACGACGTCAAAAATTTCCGATGACCAGATGTTCTACGCCCAGCAACGCGGGCTGGACGAGGAAGAAGCGGTGTCCCTGATCGTCAACGGGTTTGCCAAGGATGTGCTTAAACAGTTGCCGATGGAATTTGCCGTGGAAGCCCAGAAGTTGCTGGCCATCTCGCTGGAA
- a CDS encoding SUF system Fe-S cluster assembly regulator codes for MRLSSLADYAVVLMSAASRHCGAALLAEGKMNASTLSQETGVPLPTTQKLVSRLSAAGLIESTRGVGGGIRLARPPASISLADIVEAVEGPLAITTCTIEGNHDCALEDSCTVKPHWGVINQTIRKALNDVSLASLAEEPAAQKIKSMEQAL; via the coding sequence ATGCGGCTTTCCAGCCTTGCCGACTATGCTGTTGTCCTGATGTCCGCTGCTTCGCGGCATTGTGGTGCTGCGCTTTTGGCGGAAGGCAAGATGAACGCATCGACTCTGTCGCAGGAAACCGGTGTACCCTTGCCGACGACACAGAAACTGGTCAGCCGCCTGTCTGCCGCTGGATTGATCGAATCGACGCGCGGTGTCGGTGGTGGAATCAGGCTGGCGCGGCCGCCCGCGTCGATCAGCCTTGCCGATATTGTTGAAGCGGTTGAAGGGCCGCTCGCGATTACCACGTGCACAATTGAGGGCAATCATGACTGTGCATTGGAAGACAGTTGCACGGTCAAGCCGCATTGGGGTGTGATCAACCAGACAATCCGCAAAGCATTGAACGACGTTAGCCTTGCCAGCCTGGCAGAAGAGCCAGCTGCACAGAAAATCAAATCTATGGAACAAGCGTTATGA